From Nycticebus coucang isolate mNycCou1 chromosome 6, mNycCou1.pri, whole genome shotgun sequence, the proteins below share one genomic window:
- the LOC128587882 gene encoding 60S ribosomal protein L34, whose product MVQRLTYRRRLSYNTASNKTRLSRTPGNRIVYLYTKKVGKAPKSACGVCPGRLRGVRAVRPKVLMRLSKTKKHVSRAYGGSMCAKCVRDRIKRAFLIEEQKIVVKVLKAQAQSQKAK is encoded by the coding sequence ATGGTGCAGCGGTTGACATACCGTCGTAGGCTTTCCTACAATACAGCCTCTAACAAAACCAGGCTGTCCCGCACCCCTGGTAACAGAATTGTTTACCTTTATACCAAGAAGGTTGGGAAAGCACCAAAATCTGCATGTGGCGTGTGCCCAGGCAGACTTCGAGGGGTTCGTGCTGTGAGACCTAAAGTTCTTATGAggttgtctaaaacaaaaaaacatgtcagCAGGGCCTATGGTGGTTCCATGTGTGCTAAATGTGTTCGTGACAGGATCAAGCGTGCTTTCCTTATTGAGGAGCAGAAAATCGTTGTGAAAGTGTTGAAGGCACAAGCACAGAGTCAgaaagctaaataa